One genomic region from Planctomicrobium piriforme encodes:
- a CDS encoding family 16 glycoside hydrolase has translation MCKILLSLSICLWSMTISVLAAEPSADLDTVMCERGKVILSDDFAKPLGKAWQPSKGKWDVVDGMLVGAESADDMHGAVLRTPVKERNFIMQYSFKLDGAKSTTLSINDPKGHNSRVVISKGGFSVRKDDSDGSGPDKPVTLQDVKSPIKPGEWHTIVVEFNGPEMLARLDGKEIAYGSDKAIGVEKNNIGLTVTGESVAFKDVRIWEAKPKADWAKNKANVLSAAK, from the coding sequence ATGTGCAAAATTCTTCTTTCGCTGTCGATCTGTCTCTGGAGCATGACCATCTCTGTGCTGGCGGCAGAACCGTCGGCTGACTTGGACACGGTTATGTGCGAACGCGGCAAAGTCATTCTCAGCGACGATTTTGCAAAGCCGCTCGGTAAAGCGTGGCAACCCAGCAAAGGGAAGTGGGATGTCGTTGACGGTATGCTGGTCGGGGCGGAATCGGCGGATGACATGCACGGAGCGGTCCTGCGAACGCCGGTGAAGGAACGGAACTTCATCATGCAGTATTCGTTCAAACTGGACGGGGCCAAGTCGACGACGCTCAGTATCAATGACCCCAAGGGGCATAATTCCCGCGTCGTGATTTCCAAAGGCGGGTTCTCGGTTCGCAAGGACGACAGCGACGGCTCAGGGCCCGACAAACCAGTGACGCTGCAAGACGTGAAATCGCCGATCAAGCCAGGCGAATGGCACACCATCGTGGTCGAATTCAACGGCCCGGAAATGCTCGCCCGACTGGACGGCAAGGAAATCGCCTACGGTTCGGACAAAGCCATCGGCGTCGAGAAGAACAACATCGGCCTGACCGTCACTGGCGAGTCAGTCGCGTTCAAAGACGTGCGTATCTGGGAAGCGAAGCCGAAGGCGGACTGGGCAAAGAATAAGGCAAACGTACTTTCGGCGGCGAAGTAG
- a CDS encoding DUF3997 domain-containing protein, which yields MDAGSRLHAHDLLARHGAWHTAITKRINIDMRSIFAALIILVGMSCQSCFLESFGPGPRDFTVPLPKNYFIYCMSADRIFIAPKSWGESTPIIPPKVVEVGFDDRFLIAKQLELTQSDYKTPPTVVAQQYWILDFGRPEVVGPLTAESFTAERQRLGVSPDLELRNVFEYKQ from the coding sequence ATGGACGCTGGTTCACGTTTGCATGCCCATGATTTGCTGGCGCGACATGGGGCATGGCACACGGCAATTACAAAAAGAATCAATATTGACATGCGCTCCATTTTTGCGGCCCTAATCATCCTCGTCGGCATGTCATGTCAAAGCTGTTTTCTAGAATCTTTTGGGCCTGGGCCACGAGATTTTACTGTCCCACTGCCTAAGAATTACTTTATATACTGCATGTCGGCAGATCGCATTTTTATTGCACCAAAATCCTGGGGGGAGTCAACCCCCATTATACCACCTAAAGTTGTCGAGGTAGGCTTTGACGACCGTTTTCTTATTGCAAAACAGCTTGAACTAACTCAATCCGATTACAAAACGCCTCCCACAGTAGTTGCTCAGCAATACTGGATACTTGACTTCGGCAGGCCAGAAGTTGTGGGCCCCCTAACAGCGGAATCATTCACGGCTGAGCGACAGCGGCTGGGTGTCTCTCCGGACCTTGAGCTTCGTAACGTCTTCGAATACAAGCAGTGA
- a CDS encoding sigma-54-dependent transcriptional regulator, producing MAVNHVDPSAVAISVLIVDDDEPHAQAVADSLDALNCCDCTIANSGTKGVELIESQNFDVVITDLKMDDVDGLAILRKAKDELPDAEVIVLTAHSSIPSVVTAMQGGAYTYLTKPLDIQELRSAVDKASSRIRLIRRNVALSRGLDEKFGFEGVIGNSPAMHRVIEQLKNLAPTDTTVLILGESGTGKELVARALHQNSPRKNKPFVPLNISALPESILESELWGHEAGAFTGAATRRIGKFEYANGGTLFLDEVGEMPMDTQIKLLRVLEDRKITRLGSNEEKSINVRLVAATNAALKSMMEEGEFRSDLYYRLSVVTIYLPPLRDRREDIPLLIDHFLKDLCKRNGREVEGISRAARQVLVSFDWPGNIRQLRNVIEGMLALDMDGKLDVDDLPTELATLAGHSPDGFTGAAGTDMLIGRPLNEVEKYYIARALELTGGRREETATMLGMGERTLYRKIKEYDLK from the coding sequence GTGGCTGTGAATCATGTCGATCCGAGTGCCGTGGCCATCAGCGTCCTGATTGTGGACGATGACGAGCCGCATGCGCAGGCGGTCGCCGACAGCCTCGATGCCCTCAACTGCTGCGACTGCACCATCGCCAACTCCGGGACGAAGGGAGTCGAGCTGATCGAGAGTCAGAACTTCGACGTCGTCATCACCGACCTCAAGATGGATGACGTCGACGGACTGGCGATTCTCCGCAAGGCGAAAGACGAACTCCCCGACGCGGAAGTCATCGTCCTCACCGCGCACAGTTCGATTCCGTCAGTCGTCACTGCCATGCAGGGGGGCGCGTACACTTACCTGACCAAGCCGCTCGACATTCAGGAACTCCGCAGCGCCGTCGACAAGGCGTCCAGCCGCATTCGACTCATTCGCCGCAACGTCGCCCTCAGCCGCGGGCTCGACGAGAAGTTCGGCTTCGAAGGGGTCATCGGCAACAGCCCGGCCATGCATCGGGTGATCGAGCAGCTCAAGAACCTGGCCCCGACCGACACCACCGTTTTGATTCTCGGCGAAAGCGGAACCGGCAAGGAACTCGTCGCCAGGGCGCTGCATCAGAACAGCCCCCGCAAGAACAAACCCTTCGTCCCACTGAATATCTCGGCCCTGCCTGAGAGCATTCTCGAAAGCGAATTGTGGGGACACGAGGCAGGCGCATTTACCGGGGCAGCGACGCGGCGGATCGGGAAGTTCGAATACGCCAACGGCGGCACCCTGTTCCTCGATGAAGTGGGCGAGATGCCCATGGACACCCAGATCAAGCTGCTGCGGGTGCTCGAAGACCGCAAGATCACGCGACTGGGATCGAACGAAGAGAAGTCGATCAACGTGCGACTCGTCGCAGCCACCAATGCCGCGTTGAAGTCGATGATGGAAGAAGGGGAATTCCGCAGCGACCTGTATTACCGCCTGAGCGTCGTCACGATCTATCTGCCTCCCCTGCGTGATCGCCGTGAAGACATCCCGCTGCTGATCGATCATTTTCTCAAAGACCTGTGCAAGCGCAACGGCCGCGAAGTCGAAGGCATCAGCCGCGCCGCGCGGCAGGTCCTCGTCTCGTTCGACTGGCCAGGCAACATCCGGCAATTGCGAAATGTGATCGAAGGCATGCTGGCCCTCGACATGGACGGCAAGCTCGACGTCGACGACCTGCCGACCGAACTGGCGACGCTGGCCGGCCATTCCCCTGACGGCTTCACCGGCGCGGCCGGCACCGACATGCTCATCGGCCGCCCGCTCAACGAAGTGGAGAAGTACTACATCGCCCGCGCCCTCGAACTCACCGGCGGCCGCCGCGAAGAAACGGCCACCATGCTCGGCATGGGCGAACGCACGCTGTATCGCAAGATCAAGGAATATGATTTGAAGTAG
- a CDS encoding FG-GAP repeat domain-containing protein — protein sequence MTEVVASQGKHNSTFQGRFEPLPIALLAVCLVVNAMQPVEVLANDQPPSSLSQLDHETSNKQAKEASKAVEEKVTHSSVKSEPTVTFAPARPLTSAGVPIVLSKHAAPRLVDWNNDGVLDLLVACGDGSVWLFLQGSGKNRTDFLPGAPLAAAGENVQLGNGFSGACFADLNGDGKNDLVVCGADHCPRYYANTGKPESPKLKSPVVVRAARGRFVLPETVQGRFDIADWDQDGLLDLITGDYDGRLTWYRNTGSKTLPAFGATGVVFRRNGVAIHEPYNVHPRVFDFNLDGLPDLSYGMNWGFVKMQVNPGEPGVTNFPREIFLKDVNGAQLNIRELIQDDTIPEFADLTGDGVVDLVSGGMNGKLLFMEGVSYRQLLDQIEVMMTSHQSDLATFLRDNAAFREKLIGLHHGLRNLTYLPLQDRQVIRDWYRDHIARFPQYLRKQELDTAIDACLPYLAAQVWINLFESMPDSASHRRETAASCGFSGLHVELLVDLGLFYIENSRSSVRSQQALYDLAKAIPPELQIVEVVTQDDFLRPPKGRSLRIESRAGVNLFAQVGESSEGFPADATPTLIDGFCVVVAHELNHNIEHAAGRIYPWFWQRKFELLEQAAPPDVVFRDRKKAGLGFDLNATQARFRAKGLWDGNSANWTETYQRYWTSGGGAGFERHWLRDNLSFCIENPQEAFATLANQYFNSSRTMLELAEKRWRQGDPSGLNQVLFFAEVYSLGKSETIFYRIDTAAYVDHKRIPIERDEYGHIRSLLLPDVRYDFTLDEQGNVLDCRTSQAKSPD from the coding sequence ATGACGGAAGTGGTCGCCTCCCAGGGAAAGCACAATTCGACTTTTCAAGGTCGATTTGAGCCCTTGCCCATCGCGTTGCTTGCAGTCTGCCTTGTGGTCAACGCCATGCAGCCAGTCGAGGTCTTGGCCAACGATCAACCTCCCTCTTCGCTCAGTCAACTCGATCACGAGACATCAAACAAACAGGCGAAAGAGGCTTCCAAAGCGGTAGAGGAAAAAGTTACCCACAGTTCGGTTAAATCAGAGCCCACTGTCACCTTTGCTCCGGCGAGGCCGCTCACATCGGCCGGAGTTCCAATTGTCCTTTCAAAGCATGCGGCCCCGAGACTTGTCGACTGGAATAACGACGGCGTGCTTGATCTGCTCGTGGCTTGCGGAGATGGCTCTGTCTGGCTGTTTCTTCAGGGAAGTGGAAAAAATCGAACTGATTTTCTCCCCGGCGCTCCACTAGCTGCCGCCGGCGAAAATGTTCAATTGGGCAATGGCTTCTCCGGCGCGTGCTTCGCCGATCTCAACGGGGACGGGAAAAACGACTTGGTCGTGTGCGGGGCTGACCATTGCCCGCGTTATTACGCTAATACCGGCAAACCTGAATCGCCGAAACTCAAAAGTCCCGTCGTCGTACGCGCTGCGCGCGGGCGATTCGTCTTGCCGGAAACCGTGCAAGGTCGATTCGATATTGCCGACTGGGACCAAGACGGTCTGCTGGATCTGATTACCGGGGATTATGACGGCAGATTGACCTGGTATCGCAACACTGGCTCGAAAACGTTGCCTGCATTTGGTGCAACAGGAGTCGTTTTTCGGCGAAACGGCGTCGCGATCCACGAGCCGTATAATGTCCACCCCCGAGTGTTCGATTTCAACCTTGATGGTCTACCGGATCTTTCCTACGGCATGAACTGGGGTTTCGTGAAAATGCAGGTCAATCCCGGAGAACCCGGCGTGACAAATTTTCCTCGCGAGATCTTTTTGAAGGATGTCAACGGCGCTCAGTTGAATATTCGCGAATTGATTCAAGACGATACGATTCCTGAGTTTGCAGACCTGACGGGAGATGGGGTCGTTGATCTCGTCAGCGGAGGGATGAATGGCAAGCTGCTATTCATGGAGGGAGTTTCTTATCGGCAGCTTCTCGATCAGATCGAAGTGATGATGACCAGTCATCAGTCTGACTTGGCTACCTTTCTGCGCGACAATGCTGCCTTTCGCGAAAAGCTGATCGGACTGCATCACGGTCTGCGAAATTTGACCTATCTGCCGTTACAGGATCGGCAGGTCATTCGAGACTGGTATCGCGATCATATTGCGCGCTTCCCCCAGTATTTGCGAAAACAGGAACTCGATACCGCCATTGACGCCTGCCTGCCTTACTTGGCGGCACAAGTCTGGATCAACCTGTTTGAGTCGATGCCTGACTCCGCTTCCCATCGTCGCGAGACCGCGGCGAGTTGCGGATTCAGCGGCCTACATGTTGAATTGCTGGTTGATCTGGGATTGTTTTACATCGAAAACAGCCGTTCTTCGGTCAGGTCGCAACAAGCTCTCTACGATCTTGCGAAAGCCATTCCGCCTGAGCTGCAGATCGTCGAAGTTGTGACTCAAGATGATTTTCTGCGCCCCCCCAAAGGCCGCAGTCTGCGGATTGAATCCCGCGCCGGCGTAAACCTTTTTGCTCAGGTTGGGGAATCTTCCGAAGGCTTTCCGGCAGACGCGACACCGACTTTGATCGACGGCTTCTGTGTCGTCGTGGCGCATGAGTTAAATCATAACATCGAGCATGCTGCAGGCCGAATTTACCCGTGGTTCTGGCAACGCAAGTTCGAACTGCTGGAACAAGCGGCTCCGCCGGATGTCGTCTTTCGTGATCGTAAAAAAGCCGGTCTCGGCTTCGATCTCAACGCCACGCAGGCCCGGTTTCGAGCAAAGGGCCTATGGGACGGCAACTCCGCCAACTGGACTGAAACCTACCAACGGTATTGGACGAGCGGAGGCGGCGCCGGTTTTGAACGTCATTGGTTACGAGACAATCTCAGCTTCTGTATCGAAAATCCACAGGAAGCGTTTGCCACACTCGCTAATCAGTACTTCAACAGCAGTCGTACCATGTTAGAGCTGGCGGAAAAGAGATGGAGACAGGGAGATCCAAGCGGCCTGAATCAGGTTCTGTTTTTCGCTGAGGTCTATTCTCTTGGGAAAAGCGAGACGATCTTCTATCGCATCGATACTGCGGCCTACGTTGACCACAAACGAATTCCGATTGAACGCGACGAATACGGCCATATTCGCAGCCTATTGCTGCCCGACGTACGTTATGACTTCACTCTGGATGAGCAGGGCAATGTTCTCGATTGCAGGACCAGTCAGGCCAAGTCACCCGACTGA
- a CDS encoding DUF1552 domain-containing protein: MSHSNPGPAIITRRAVSRRQFLRTTGVALGLPFLDAMLPALAKAEAAAAEPRRILAVCNNLGVLPDKFFPAADSTGRGYKLSPYLELLKAHRDDFTVFSGVWHPDVDGGHPADNCFLTAAPHPGSGGFRNTISIDQFAAERIGHLTRFPSLTLGVNVQRGQRSLSWTGAGVLIPTDEKPSEVFRRLFLQGSKAEVDAQVRRLKLGESIMDALADQTQSLEKKLGGRDKERLDQYLTGVRDLEKRLESAREWEKRPKPVTQVEQPVDPNDPREYMEKTRLMYDMARLAFETDSTRMVTLLLDSVSSPAIQVEGAEIKDGYHSLSHHGKNPGKLQQLEAIDSGHMKLLDRLFTEMKARPEGGSTLFDRTMVLYGSNLGNANTHVTTNLPILFAGGGFKHGHHLAFDTQKNYPLPNLFVSMLQRLGLPVDKFATSTGTMRGLEMA, translated from the coding sequence ATGAGCCATTCCAATCCCGGGCCTGCCATCATTACGCGTCGGGCGGTTTCGCGGCGTCAGTTTTTGCGGACGACCGGCGTGGCGCTGGGGTTGCCGTTTCTGGATGCCATGCTGCCGGCGCTGGCCAAGGCGGAAGCCGCTGCCGCGGAGCCGCGCCGCATCCTCGCCGTCTGCAACAACCTCGGCGTGCTGCCGGACAAGTTCTTTCCGGCGGCCGACTCGACCGGTCGCGGTTACAAGCTCTCTCCGTATCTCGAACTGCTCAAGGCGCACCGCGACGACTTCACCGTCTTCAGCGGCGTCTGGCACCCGGACGTGGATGGCGGGCACCCGGCGGACAACTGCTTTCTCACCGCCGCGCCGCACCCCGGCAGCGGCGGGTTCCGTAACACGATCTCGATTGATCAGTTTGCCGCCGAGCGGATCGGGCACCTGACCCGATTTCCTTCGTTGACGCTGGGAGTCAATGTGCAGCGCGGGCAGCGGAGTCTGTCCTGGACCGGGGCGGGGGTGCTGATTCCGACTGACGAAAAGCCGTCCGAAGTGTTTCGCCGCCTGTTCCTGCAAGGGTCAAAGGCGGAAGTCGACGCTCAGGTGCGCCGCCTGAAACTCGGCGAAAGCATCATGGATGCCCTGGCCGATCAGACGCAGAGCCTCGAAAAGAAACTGGGCGGTCGAGACAAGGAACGTCTGGATCAATACCTCACCGGTGTCCGCGATCTGGAGAAGCGCCTCGAGTCGGCCAGGGAATGGGAGAAGCGTCCCAAGCCGGTCACTCAGGTGGAACAGCCGGTCGACCCCAACGATCCCCGCGAGTACATGGAGAAGACGCGGCTGATGTACGACATGGCGCGACTGGCGTTCGAGACCGACTCGACGCGCATGGTCACCCTGCTATTGGATAGTGTCAGTTCTCCAGCGATTCAGGTGGAAGGGGCCGAGATCAAGGACGGCTATCACAGCCTGTCGCATCACGGCAAGAACCCGGGCAAGCTCCAGCAGCTGGAAGCGATCGACAGCGGACACATGAAGCTGCTCGACCGCCTGTTCACCGAAATGAAAGCCAGACCGGAAGGGGGCTCGACGCTGTTCGACCGCACGATGGTGCTGTACGGCAGCAATCTCGGCAACGCGAACACGCACGTCACGACGAACCTGCCGATCCTGTTTGCAGGGGGCGGCTTCAAACACGGCCACCACCTGGCGTTCGACACCCAGAAGAACTACCCGTTGCCGAATCTGTTCGTGAGCATGCTGCAGCGCCTCGGCCTGCCGGTGGACAAGTTCGCCACCAGCACCGGAACAATGCGCGGGCTCGAAATGGCCTAG
- a CDS encoding leucine-rich repeat domain-containing protein, translating into MHVIGNNILVQSFRVYFWLATALILVPLAANSAEPTKFVSENNRGTLIEPMTSAKGQTLVWIGPDATKLQASSPDRDRRTALWFNVVPDGMSAVRHIAPQSHLISLVTRAVRIRSEDLEWICETSPSLTSLAIDSVLAVPNDELSDLTAEERESLDLPELSIEAIQAIAGLKELKVLRLAGYQLPPRALETLSSMARLGRLEVCNCRLGDQDLSALAQFPNLYDLNLSYTDLSNKTLLPLKNCRKLSTLYLDGTSVDDNLENVLGELDLPLKEVSMFKTQLTADGLSAMASKFPFMEQVTEDTNLSALVPAGSREVQSIRKCRIARKILGEYARAKFTWNPATPTDAAVTMETIEFDGSRSRIDHWIWPFIDCFRSLDSLVFKDVQLHGADFADSSVLSGLLALSVKGGGIDSDLVSVVTNRCGKLKGIWLNDVNADNDVLQALIVKMPSLQTISLENGRVTDAGLAGIEKLPDLNRVVFTNCPITDEGAKIMLRIPSLLGYDVNGTFVSETMANELYEKASVNKNKK; encoded by the coding sequence ATGCATGTCATCGGCAACAATATCCTGGTGCAATCATTTCGTGTTTATTTTTGGCTGGCAACTGCTCTCATACTGGTGCCGCTGGCAGCGAATTCTGCGGAACCCACGAAATTTGTTTCCGAGAATAATCGCGGCACGCTCATCGAGCCGATGACGTCTGCGAAAGGCCAAACATTGGTGTGGATCGGACCAGATGCGACGAAGCTGCAAGCATCGTCCCCAGATAGAGATCGCCGAACGGCTCTCTGGTTCAACGTGGTACCAGACGGGATGTCAGCGGTGCGGCACATAGCGCCGCAGTCACACTTGATTTCGCTTGTGACACGAGCCGTGAGAATTCGCAGTGAAGATCTCGAATGGATCTGTGAGACTTCTCCAAGTCTCACATCGCTTGCAATAGACTCTGTTTTAGCTGTGCCGAATGACGAACTCAGTGACCTTACGGCAGAGGAGCGGGAAAGCCTCGATTTACCTGAGCTTTCGATCGAGGCAATCCAGGCTATCGCTGGCTTAAAAGAACTCAAAGTTTTGAGGCTGGCTGGATATCAGCTTCCACCACGGGCACTTGAAACTCTGAGTTCAATGGCTCGATTAGGTCGGCTTGAGGTTTGTAACTGCAGGCTTGGGGACCAAGACCTTTCTGCTTTGGCTCAATTCCCAAATTTGTACGATCTTAATCTGTCGTACACCGATTTGTCAAACAAAACGCTCTTGCCACTGAAGAACTGTCGTAAGCTAAGCACGTTGTATCTTGATGGCACCAGCGTCGATGACAATCTGGAAAATGTTCTCGGCGAACTCGACTTGCCACTCAAGGAAGTTTCGATGTTTAAGACACAACTTACCGCTGACGGCCTGAGCGCAATGGCCAGTAAATTCCCGTTTATGGAGCAAGTTACGGAAGATACCAATCTGTCAGCATTGGTTCCGGCAGGGAGTCGCGAAGTTCAATCGATCAGGAAATGCAGAATTGCTCGCAAAATACTGGGAGAATATGCAAGAGCGAAGTTCACATGGAATCCAGCAACGCCCACTGACGCGGCGGTTACCATGGAAACGATTGAGTTCGACGGCTCTCGATCACGTATCGACCATTGGATTTGGCCGTTCATTGATTGTTTTCGGTCGCTTGACTCCTTGGTGTTCAAAGATGTGCAACTTCATGGGGCAGATTTTGCTGACTCATCTGTGCTTTCTGGCTTGCTTGCATTGTCGGTTAAAGGGGGAGGAATCGATTCAGATCTTGTATCTGTCGTCACAAATCGCTGCGGTAAGCTCAAGGGGATATGGCTGAATGACGTCAATGCCGACAATGACGTTCTTCAGGCCCTGATTGTGAAAATGCCATCGCTTCAAACAATCTCGCTTGAGAATGGCCGAGTCACGGACGCAGGATTAGCTGGAATTGAGAAGTTGCCAGATCTCAATCGAGTCGTTTTTACCAACTGCCCGATTACAGATGAAGGTGCGAAGATCATGTTGAGAATTCCATCTCTCTTGGGCTATGACGTCAATGGAACTTTTGTCAGTGAGACGATGGCGAATGAGCTCTACGAAAAAGCCAGCGTAAACAAGAACAAGAAATGA
- a CDS encoding DUF1592 domain-containing protein yields the protein MLQTQFRFPRCLHVTTALALVFAGVSVCFGQPAPVPGAAFLKSHCYDCHDTDTKEGGLDLTKLKFDLSNPVIFAEWVKVHDRVRDGEMPPAKPKPTPKAQGDFVQGLARPLAMADAEFGKREGRSTWRRMNRYEYENTLRDVLGVPWLQVRDMLPEDGEAFRFNKVGDALDVSHVQMARYLSAAEYALREVVVASTAPASKTQRYYARDQGSFLSPLRFGEFNGSPERATFPILGTAADTAVLEEKGPNTVGESNPEQRELEAMGVVASAYEPLEPQFNAFRAPASGRYRLKLNALTFWAGPLDNKRWWVPNRALISPGRTREPVTLYAQSPPRQLRKLGTVDVTPDPSVVEITVDLLKGETIRPDAVRLFRSRPPAFRNPLATKEGQPGVAFRWLEVEGPLPVPSVGEGMKLLFGDLPVKVGANGQIEVKVKDPKTESRQMMAKFMRRAYRRPMDPADPKRFVNIVNLALESGVPFADAMLAGYSAVLCSPSFVTLEEHPGRLDDHALASRLSYFLWNSEPDAELRALATSGDLKKAEVLRRQTDRLLNDPRSQRFVEAFLDYWLDLRKSENTSPDAALYPDYHLDDYLVDSAIDETRAFFNELLKQDLPVRNLIDCDFVMINERLATHYGIPGVEGSAIRKVTLPKDHVRGGLLTQASILKVTANGTTTSPVTRGVWINERILGIPVPPPPSAVAAVEPDTRGATTIRQQLEKHRNDASCNKCHVKIDPTGFALENFDILGGWRVNYRAHDDDKKKPPQPAGYGHDGQPFEFDAGPVVDAAGSLPDGRTFKDVRELKKLLVTNERLLAQNLASQMIVFATGSPVRFADRQELEFMTDGAQSSKFCVRTIIQEVVLSKMFQNK from the coding sequence ATGCTTCAAACCCAATTCCGATTCCCCCGCTGTCTGCATGTGACCACGGCTTTGGCTCTGGTCTTCGCGGGCGTCTCGGTCTGTTTCGGACAGCCAGCGCCCGTGCCTGGCGCGGCGTTCCTGAAGTCGCATTGCTACGACTGCCATGACACGGATACCAAGGAAGGGGGGTTGGATCTGACGAAGCTGAAGTTCGATCTCAGCAATCCTGTCATCTTTGCCGAGTGGGTCAAAGTGCATGACCGCGTCCGCGACGGGGAAATGCCGCCAGCGAAGCCGAAACCGACTCCCAAAGCCCAAGGGGACTTTGTGCAGGGACTGGCCCGACCGCTGGCGATGGCTGATGCGGAGTTTGGGAAGCGGGAAGGGCGGTCGACGTGGCGGCGGATGAACCGCTATGAATACGAGAATACGCTGCGCGACGTGCTGGGAGTTCCCTGGCTGCAGGTGAGAGACATGCTGCCTGAGGACGGCGAAGCATTTCGATTCAACAAAGTCGGCGACGCACTGGACGTCTCCCATGTGCAGATGGCCCGATACCTGTCAGCGGCGGAGTATGCCCTTCGCGAAGTGGTGGTCGCGAGCACCGCGCCCGCCTCGAAAACCCAGCGGTATTACGCCCGCGACCAGGGATCATTTCTGAGCCCCCTGAGATTCGGTGAATTCAACGGCTCGCCGGAACGTGCGACGTTTCCGATTCTCGGCACCGCTGCGGACACTGCCGTGCTGGAGGAAAAGGGTCCGAACACGGTTGGGGAGAGCAATCCCGAGCAGCGCGAACTGGAAGCCATGGGCGTGGTCGCCAGTGCGTACGAGCCGCTGGAACCCCAGTTCAATGCCTTCCGAGCGCCGGCCTCGGGGCGGTACCGTTTGAAACTCAACGCGTTGACGTTCTGGGCAGGGCCGCTCGATAACAAACGCTGGTGGGTTCCCAATCGGGCACTCATTTCTCCCGGTCGCACGCGCGAGCCTGTGACTCTGTATGCGCAATCACCTCCGAGACAATTGCGCAAGCTTGGTACCGTTGACGTTACGCCTGACCCGTCGGTCGTTGAGATCACTGTTGACCTGTTGAAGGGGGAGACGATCCGGCCTGACGCGGTGCGGCTGTTCCGTTCCCGTCCGCCTGCGTTTCGCAATCCGCTGGCGACGAAAGAAGGCCAGCCTGGCGTGGCGTTCCGCTGGCTCGAAGTGGAAGGCCCGTTGCCGGTTCCCTCCGTTGGGGAAGGGATGAAGCTGCTCTTCGGCGACTTGCCGGTCAAGGTGGGAGCGAACGGTCAGATCGAAGTGAAGGTCAAAGACCCGAAGACCGAGTCCCGGCAGATGATGGCGAAGTTCATGCGGCGTGCCTATCGCCGACCGATGGATCCCGCCGATCCCAAGCGGTTCGTCAATATCGTCAATCTCGCGCTCGAATCAGGCGTCCCCTTCGCCGACGCCATGCTCGCCGGGTATTCAGCGGTACTGTGTTCTCCCTCATTCGTCACGCTGGAAGAACATCCCGGCCGGCTCGATGACCATGCCCTCGCGTCTCGGCTCTCGTACTTCCTATGGAACTCGGAACCGGATGCCGAGCTACGGGCACTCGCCACTTCTGGTGATTTGAAAAAGGCCGAGGTCTTGCGCCGGCAGACCGACCGCTTGCTCAACGATCCGCGGTCGCAACGTTTCGTGGAAGCGTTTCTCGATTACTGGCTCGACCTGCGCAAATCGGAAAACACCTCTCCGGATGCGGCGCTTTATCCCGACTACCATCTCGATGATTATCTCGTCGACTCGGCCATTGATGAGACTCGCGCGTTTTTCAACGAACTGCTGAAACAGGATCTGCCGGTGCGGAACCTGATCGATTGCGACTTCGTGATGATCAATGAACGGCTGGCGACGCATTACGGCATCCCCGGCGTGGAAGGTTCGGCGATCCGCAAGGTGACGCTCCCCAAAGATCACGTCCGGGGCGGACTGCTGACCCAGGCGAGTATCCTCAAGGTCACCGCCAACGGCACGACCACGTCGCCGGTGACTCGCGGAGTGTGGATCAATGAACGCATTCTGGGCATCCCCGTGCCTCCTCCGCCGTCAGCAGTCGCGGCAGTGGAACCCGATACCCGAGGCGCGACCACCATCCGCCAGCAACTGGAAAAACATCGCAATGATGCCAGTTGCAACAAGTGCCATGTGAAGATCGATCCGACAGGCTTTGCACTGGAGAACTTCGACATTCTCGGCGGCTGGCGGGTGAACTATCGCGCCCACGACGACGATAAGAAGAAGCCGCCCCAACCGGCCGGGTACGGCCACGACGGGCAGCCTTTTGAATTTGACGCCGGCCCGGTGGTGGATGCCGCAGGCTCCTTGCCGGACGGACGGACATTCAAGGACGTTCGCGAGTTGAAGAAACTGCTGGTGACCAACGAACGCCTGCTCGCCCAGAATCTCGCAAGCCAGATGATCGTGTTTGCGACCGGATCGCCAGTCCGTTTTGCCGACCGTCAGGAACTCGAGTTCATGACCGACGGCGCCCAGTCCTCAAAATTCTGCGTCAGAACCATTATCCAGGAAGTGGTCCTGAGCAAGATGTTCCAGAATAAGTGA